In the genome of Mycobacterium kansasii ATCC 12478, one region contains:
- the secA2 gene encoding accessory Sec system translocase SecA2: MPKTTRAEPGRLSSRFWRLLGASTEKNRNRSLTQVTASGEYDEEAADLTDEKLRRAAGLLNLDDLADSADVPQFLAIAREAAERATGLRPFDVQLLGALRMLAGDVIEMATGEGKTLAGAIAAAGYALAGRHVHVVTINDYLARRDAEWMGPLLEALGLTVGWITAESTSEDRKAAYGCDVTYASVNEIGFDVLRDQLVTDVEDLVSPNPDVALIDEADSVLVDEALVPLVLAGTTHRETPRLEIIRMIAELVPGTDYETDSDSRNVHLTDTGARKVEKALGGIDLYSEEHVGTTLTEVNVALHAHVLLQRDVHYIVRDGAVHLINSSRGRIAQLQRWPDGLQAAVEAKEGIETTETGEVLDTITVQALINRYATVCGMTGTALAAGEQLRQFYKLGVSPIPPNTPNIREDEADRVYITAAAKNDAIVAHIAEVHDTGQPVLVGTHDVAESEELHERLLRRGVPAVVLNAKNDAEEAQVIAEAGKFGAVTVSTQMAGRGTDIRLGGSDEADHDRVAELGGLHVVGTGRHHTQRLDNQLRGRAGRQGDPGSSVFFSSWEDDVVAANLDTNKLPMDTDEDGRIVSPKTGSLLDHAQRVAEGRLLDVHANTWRYNQLIAQQRAIIVERRNTLLRTATAREELAELAPERYQELAQTMSENGSDERLEKICRLIMLYHLDRGWADHLAYLADIRESIHLRALGRQNPLDEFHRLAVDAFASLAADAIEAAQQTFETANVLEEEPGLDLSKLARPTSTWTYMVNDNPLSDDTLSTLSLPGVFR; the protein is encoded by the coding sequence GTGCCCAAGACCACACGCGCTGAACCAGGCCGCCTGAGCAGCCGATTTTGGCGACTTCTCGGCGCCAGTACGGAAAAGAATCGAAACCGGTCCCTGACCCAGGTGACTGCTTCGGGGGAGTACGACGAAGAAGCCGCCGACCTCACCGACGAAAAGCTGCGCCGCGCGGCCGGGCTGCTCAACCTCGACGATCTCGCGGACTCCGCCGACGTCCCCCAGTTTCTGGCCATCGCCCGGGAAGCAGCCGAGCGGGCGACCGGTCTACGCCCATTCGACGTTCAGTTACTGGGTGCACTGCGCATGCTCGCCGGTGACGTGATCGAAATGGCGACCGGTGAGGGCAAGACGCTTGCCGGCGCGATCGCGGCCGCCGGCTATGCACTGGCCGGACGGCATGTCCACGTCGTGACCATCAACGACTACTTGGCCCGCCGCGACGCGGAGTGGATGGGCCCGCTGCTGGAGGCGTTGGGCCTGACGGTCGGATGGATCACCGCCGAGTCGACCAGCGAGGACCGCAAGGCGGCATACGGCTGTGATGTCACCTATGCCTCGGTCAACGAGATCGGTTTCGATGTGCTGCGCGATCAGCTGGTCACCGACGTGGAAGACCTGGTATCGCCCAATCCGGATGTGGCCCTTATCGACGAGGCCGACTCCGTGCTCGTCGACGAGGCGCTGGTGCCCTTGGTCCTGGCCGGCACCACCCACCGGGAGACGCCGCGGCTGGAAATCATCCGCATGATTGCCGAGTTGGTCCCCGGCACCGACTATGAGACCGACTCCGACAGCCGCAACGTGCACCTGACCGACACCGGCGCTCGCAAAGTCGAGAAGGCGCTCGGCGGCATCGACTTGTACTCCGAGGAACATGTGGGCACCACGCTGACCGAGGTCAACGTCGCCCTGCACGCGCATGTCCTGTTGCAGCGCGATGTGCACTACATCGTCCGGGATGGCGCGGTACATCTGATCAATTCCTCGCGCGGGCGCATCGCACAACTGCAGCGCTGGCCGGACGGGCTGCAGGCCGCCGTCGAAGCCAAGGAGGGCATCGAGACCACCGAAACCGGCGAGGTGCTCGACACCATCACGGTCCAGGCGCTGATCAACCGCTACGCCACGGTGTGCGGTATGACCGGTACCGCGCTGGCCGCCGGTGAACAGCTGCGCCAGTTCTACAAGCTCGGTGTGTCGCCGATACCACCCAACACCCCGAACATCCGAGAAGACGAGGCCGATCGGGTTTACATCACCGCGGCGGCCAAGAACGACGCGATCGTCGCGCACATCGCCGAAGTTCACGACACCGGGCAGCCGGTGCTGGTCGGCACGCATGACGTTGCCGAGTCGGAGGAGCTGCACGAAAGGCTGCTGCGGCGCGGCGTTCCCGCGGTAGTGCTCAACGCGAAAAACGACGCGGAGGAGGCACAGGTGATCGCCGAGGCCGGCAAATTCGGTGCGGTCACCGTGTCGACGCAGATGGCCGGACGCGGCACCGACATTCGGCTGGGCGGCTCCGACGAAGCCGACCATGACCGGGTCGCCGAACTGGGTGGCCTGCATGTTGTCGGCACCGGCCGCCATCACACCCAGCGGTTGGACAACCAGTTGCGCGGGCGGGCCGGACGCCAGGGCGACCCAGGGTCGTCGGTGTTCTTCTCGAGCTGGGAAGACGACGTCGTCGCGGCCAACCTCGACACCAACAAATTGCCGATGGACACCGACGAGGACGGCCGAATCGTCAGTCCGAAGACCGGTAGTTTGCTCGACCATGCCCAGCGCGTCGCCGAGGGCCGGTTGCTGGATGTGCATGCGAACACCTGGCGCTACAACCAGTTGATCGCCCAACAACGCGCCATCATCGTCGAACGACGAAACACCTTGCTGCGCACCGCGACCGCGCGTGAGGAATTGGCCGAACTGGCGCCCGAGCGGTACCAGGAGCTGGCTCAGACGATGTCCGAGAACGGCTCCGACGAGCGCCTCGAGAAGATCTGCCGGCTGATCATGCTCTACCACCTGGACCGCGGCTGGGCCGATCACCTGGCTTATCTGGCCGACATCCGGGAGAGCATCCACCTGCGAGCGCTGGGTCGACAGAACCCGCTCGACGAGTTCCACCGCTTGGCGGTGGATGCGTTCGCGTCACTGGCCGCAGATGCGATCGAGGCCGCACAGCAGACCTTCGAAACGGCCAATGTTCTCGAAGAAGAGCCCGGGCTGGATCTGTCCAAGCTGGCGCGGCCGACATCGACGTGGACCTACATGGTCAACGACAACCCACTGTCCGACGACACGTTGTCCACGCTGAGCCTTCCCGGCGTGTTCCGCTGA
- a CDS encoding CDP-alcohol phosphatidyltransferase family protein, with translation MEPVLTHTRVLTVPNVLSAIRLALIPVFVYVMLIAHIHGWAVAILVFSGASDWADGKIARLLNQSSRLGVLLDPAVDRLYMVTVPIVLALSGTVPWWFVLTLLARDAALAATLPLLWSRGLSALPVTYIGKAATFALMAGFPILLLGQWDALWSRVLGACGWAFLIWGMYAYLWAFVLYVVQMTMVVRGMPKLKHRAYQPVARKAGGHGRG, from the coding sequence ATGGAGCCGGTACTCACCCACACTCGGGTGCTGACGGTACCTAACGTGCTGAGCGCCATCCGCCTAGCGCTGATTCCGGTGTTCGTCTACGTCATGTTGATTGCGCACATCCATGGCTGGGCGGTGGCGATCTTGGTGTTCAGCGGGGCGTCCGATTGGGCAGACGGCAAGATCGCCCGACTGCTCAACCAGTCGTCGCGGCTGGGCGTGCTGCTGGACCCGGCAGTCGACCGGCTGTACATGGTGACCGTACCCATAGTGTTGGCGCTGAGCGGGACAGTGCCGTGGTGGTTTGTGCTCACGCTGCTGGCGCGTGACGCCGCGCTGGCTGCGACGCTGCCGCTGCTGTGGAGCCGCGGTCTGTCGGCCCTGCCGGTCACCTACATTGGCAAAGCGGCGACTTTCGCCCTGATGGCCGGCTTTCCGATCCTGCTCTTGGGGCAGTGGGACGCGTTATGGAGTCGCGTCCTCGGCGCCTGCGGCTGGGCGTTTCTGATCTGGGGTATGTATGCATACCTGTGGGCGTTTGTGCTGTACGTCGTGCAGATGACGATGGTGGTTCGGGGGATGCCCAAGCTCAAGCACCGGGCATATCAACCAGTTGCGCGAAAAGCGGGCGGCCATGGCCGAGGTTGA
- a CDS encoding DUF881 domain-containing protein — MAEVDRVLGGYDPNAGYSAHAATRPKHNPVPSLLRALLSEHLDPGYAASAAKRDGSTAPTDGRARAFGWLWQALAATLVAAVFAAAVAQARSVAPGVRAAQELLVANVRSTQAAASRLAQQRSVLSAKVDDVQRLALADDAEGQRLLTRLDALSLAAASTPVIGPGLTVTVTDPGVGPNLSDASKQRVSGSQQIILDRDLQLVVNSLWASGAEAISVDGARIGPNVTIRQAGGAILVDNNPTSSPYSILAVGPPHAMQDVFDRSPGLHRLRLLEVSYGVGVSVNASDGLALPAGAIRDVKFAKQIGS; from the coding sequence ATGGCCGAGGTTGACCGGGTGCTCGGCGGTTATGACCCGAACGCCGGCTACAGCGCGCATGCGGCGACGCGGCCCAAGCACAACCCGGTACCGTCGCTGCTTCGCGCGCTGCTGTCCGAACATCTCGACCCCGGCTACGCTGCGTCAGCCGCCAAACGGGACGGCTCCACCGCGCCCACTGATGGTCGTGCCCGCGCTTTCGGCTGGCTGTGGCAGGCTTTGGCCGCGACTCTGGTCGCAGCGGTATTCGCAGCCGCGGTGGCGCAGGCCCGCTCCGTTGCACCCGGGGTGCGCGCGGCCCAGGAGCTGCTCGTGGCAAATGTGCGGTCAACCCAGGCCGCCGCTTCCAGGTTGGCCCAGCAGCGCAGCGTGCTCTCGGCGAAGGTCGACGACGTGCAACGGCTAGCGCTGGCCGACGACGCCGAGGGGCAGCGACTACTCACCCGTCTGGATGCCCTCAGCCTGGCAGCGGCCAGCACGCCGGTTATCGGTCCGGGGTTGACGGTGACCGTGACCGATCCGGGAGTGGGGCCGAATCTCTCCGATGCCTCCAAACAGCGGGTGAGCGGCAGCCAGCAAATCATCCTGGACCGCGACCTGCAGCTGGTGGTCAACTCCTTGTGGGCCAGTGGCGCGGAGGCAATCTCGGTCGACGGCGCCCGGATCGGGCCGAATGTGACCATTCGCCAGGCCGGGGGAGCGATCCTCGTTGACAACAATCCCACCAGCAGCCCCTACTCCATCCTCGCGGTTGGACCACCGCATGCAATGCAAGATGTCTTCGACCGCAGTCCCGGTCTGCACCGCCTTCGGCTGCTGGAGGTCTCCTATGGCGTCGGCGTCAGCGTCAACGCCTCCGACGGTCTGGCGCTGCCGGCCGGCGCTATCCGGGACGTCAAGTTCGCCAAACAGATTGGGTCCTAG
- a CDS encoding small basic family protein — protein MIGIAALALGIVLGLVFHPSVPEVIQPYLPIAVVAALDAVFGGLRAYLERIFDPKVFVVSFVFNVLVAALIVYVGDQLGVGTQLSTAIIVVLGIRIFGNTAALRRRLFGA, from the coding sequence ATGATCGGTATCGCGGCCCTTGCCCTTGGCATCGTGCTGGGATTGGTTTTCCACCCCAGCGTGCCCGAGGTGATCCAGCCGTACCTGCCGATCGCAGTGGTCGCCGCGCTTGACGCCGTGTTCGGCGGGTTGCGCGCCTACCTCGAGCGGATCTTCGATCCGAAGGTCTTCGTGGTGTCGTTCGTTTTCAACGTCCTGGTGGCCGCGTTGATCGTCTACGTGGGTGATCAATTGGGCGTTGGCACGCAATTGTCCACGGCGATAATCGTGGTACTGGGAATCCGCATCTTCGGCAATACCGCCGCGCTGCGGCGGCGGCTGTTCGGAGCCTGA
- a CDS encoding DUF881 domain-containing protein: protein MSQGPPDSARDESRCAPTRHGHSEAERNTHEAARRGRHELPADRPRPEIGPVPRTGLSAMLRGSRSRMLFGALAILLCLVLGVAIVTQVRQTESGDSLDTARPADLLVLLDSLRQREASLNTEVADLQNTLNALQASGNNDQAAIESAQARLAALSILVGAVGATGPGVTVRIEDPGPGVAPDTMLDVINELRAAGAEAIQISDAHESVRVGVDTWVVGSPGALTIDTKALYPPYSVLAIGDPPTLAAAMNIPGGAVDSIKRVGGRMSVQQADRVDVTALRQPKPHQYAQPVK from the coding sequence GTGAGCCAGGGCCCTCCGGACAGCGCCCGCGACGAAAGCCGCTGTGCACCAACCCGGCACGGCCACTCCGAAGCCGAGCGCAACACTCACGAAGCGGCGCGGCGCGGCCGTCACGAACTGCCCGCCGACCGTCCTCGCCCTGAGATCGGGCCGGTGCCCCGGACGGGACTGTCCGCGATGTTGCGGGGTAGCCGTTCCCGAATGCTATTCGGGGCGTTGGCAATCTTGCTGTGCCTCGTGCTCGGGGTCGCCATCGTCACCCAGGTCCGCCAGACCGAATCCGGCGATTCGCTGGACACGGCTCGCCCCGCGGATCTGTTGGTGCTGCTCGATTCGTTGCGGCAGCGTGAGGCCAGCCTCAACACCGAGGTGGCCGACCTGCAGAACACCCTCAACGCATTGCAGGCCTCCGGCAACAACGACCAGGCCGCTATCGAAAGCGCGCAGGCCAGACTGGCGGCGCTGTCGATACTGGTGGGCGCGGTGGGCGCCACCGGACCCGGCGTCACGGTGCGCATCGAAGATCCCGGTCCCGGAGTAGCCCCGGACACAATGCTCGACGTGATCAACGAGTTGCGCGCTGCCGGAGCGGAGGCGATCCAGATCAGCGACGCACACGAGTCGGTGCGGGTCGGAGTCGACACCTGGGTGGTCGGTTCCCCGGGCGCGCTGACCATCGACACCAAAGCGCTGTATCCACCCTATTCGGTTCTGGCGATTGGCGATCCACCGACGCTGGCCGCGGCGATGAACATTCCCGGTGGTGCGGTGGACAGCATCAAACGCGTCGGCGGACGGATGTCGGTGCAACAGGCAGACCGGGTGGATGTGACCGCCTTGCGACAACCGAAACCGCACCAATACGCTCAGCCCGTCAAATAA
- the gcvH gene encoding glycine cleavage system protein GcvH, producing MSDIPPDLHYTAEHEWVRRTADDTVRVGITDFAQSALGDVVFVQLPAVGDEVTAGESFGEVESTKSVSDLYAPVSGKVAAVNSDLEGTPQLVNSDPYGDGWLLDLQVESSAAAEAALAALLDAEAYRGTITE from the coding sequence GTGAGCGATATCCCACCCGATCTGCACTACACCGCCGAACACGAGTGGGTTCGCCGCACCGCGGACGACACCGTCCGAGTCGGGATCACCGATTTCGCACAGTCTGCGCTGGGCGACGTCGTCTTCGTTCAATTGCCGGCCGTGGGCGATGAGGTGACCGCGGGGGAATCCTTCGGCGAGGTGGAATCGACGAAATCGGTGTCGGACCTGTACGCGCCGGTATCCGGCAAGGTCGCTGCGGTCAACAGCGATCTGGAAGGCACACCGCAATTGGTGAACTCGGACCCGTACGGCGACGGCTGGCTGCTGGACCTTCAGGTCGAAAGCTCCGCCGCCGCGGAAGCAGCCTTGGCGGCCTTGCTCGACGCCGAGGCCTACCGCGGAACCATAACCGAATGA
- the garA gene encoding glycogen accumulation regulator GarA, translating into MDAERGQDQTSDEVTVETTSVFRADFLSELDAPAQAGTESAVSGVEGLPAGSALLVVKRGPNAGSRFLLDQPITSAGRHPDSDIFLDDVTVSRRHAEFRLEGNEFSVVDVGSLNGTYVNREPVDSAVLANGDEVQIGKFRLVFLTGPKQGDDDGGAGSR; encoded by the coding sequence ATGGACGCAGAACGAGGGCAGGACCAGACATCTGACGAAGTCACCGTGGAGACCACCTCAGTCTTCCGCGCCGACTTCCTCAGCGAACTGGACGCACCCGCACAGGCGGGAACCGAGAGCGCGGTATCCGGGGTGGAAGGCCTTCCGGCTGGCTCGGCGTTGCTGGTCGTCAAACGGGGACCCAATGCAGGGTCGCGCTTTCTGCTCGATCAGCCCATCACATCTGCCGGCCGGCATCCCGACAGCGACATCTTTCTCGACGATGTCACGGTGAGTCGTCGCCACGCCGAATTCCGCTTGGAAGGCAACGAGTTCAGCGTCGTCGATGTTGGAAGCCTCAACGGCACATACGTCAACCGTGAGCCGGTGGACTCGGCCGTGCTGGCAAACGGCGACGAGGTTCAGATCGGCAAATTCCGCTTGGTTTTCCTGACCGGACCCAAGCAAGGTGACGACGACGGGGGCGCCGGAAGCCGGTGA
- a CDS encoding MerR family transcriptional regulator → MSAPDNSALAGMSIGAVLELLRPDFPDITISKIRFLEAEGLVTPQRAASGYRRFTAYDCARLRFILTAQRDHYLPLKVIRAQLDAQPDGELPPFGSPYGVPRLIPVSDDGTAGTGSDAAAVSPTRIRLSREDLQHRSGVDDDLLSAVLKAGVIKTGPGGFFDEHAIVILQCARALADYGVEPRHLRAFRSAADRQSDLIAQIAGPLVKADKAGARDRADDLAREVAALAITLHTSLIKSAVRDVLHR, encoded by the coding sequence GTGAGCGCACCGGATAACTCCGCCCTGGCCGGGATGTCGATCGGCGCGGTCCTGGAGCTGCTGCGACCGGACTTTCCCGATATCACGATCTCCAAGATTCGGTTTCTGGAGGCCGAGGGGCTGGTGACGCCGCAGCGCGCTGCATCGGGTTACCGGAGGTTCACCGCGTACGACTGTGCGCGGCTGCGGTTCATCCTCACCGCCCAGCGGGATCATTACCTGCCGCTCAAGGTGATCAGGGCGCAGTTGGACGCTCAGCCCGACGGTGAGCTGCCACCCTTCGGATCCCCTTATGGCGTACCGCGATTGATCCCGGTAAGCGACGACGGCACCGCCGGCACGGGGTCCGACGCGGCGGCGGTGTCGCCGACCCGCATTCGACTCAGCCGGGAAGACCTCCAGCACCGCTCCGGAGTCGACGACGACCTGCTGAGCGCTGTATTGAAAGCCGGAGTGATCAAAACCGGCCCGGGCGGCTTCTTCGACGAACACGCGATCGTCATCCTGCAATGTGCGCGCGCACTCGCCGACTACGGCGTGGAGCCGAGGCACTTGCGGGCATTTCGCTCCGCGGCCGATCGTCAGTCCGACCTGATCGCCCAGATCGCCGGCCCGTTGGTCAAGGCGGACAAGGCCGGAGCCCGTGACCGCGCCGACGACTTAGCCCGAGAGGTCGCCGCGCTTGCGATTACTTTGCACACCTCATTGATCAAGTCCGCGGTACGCGACGTTCTGCATCGCTGA
- a CDS encoding bifunctional nuclease family protein yields MGEVRVVGIRVEQPQNQPVLLLREADGDRYLPIWIGQSEAAAIALEQQGVEPPRPLTHDLIRDVIAALGHSLKEVRIVDLHEGTFYADLIFDRDIKVSARPSDSVAIALRVGVPIYVEEPVLAQAGLLIPDESDEEASSAVREDEVEKFKEFLDSVSPDDFKAT; encoded by the coding sequence ATGGGTGAAGTTCGCGTTGTCGGCATTCGCGTCGAACAACCGCAAAACCAGCCGGTGCTGTTACTGCGCGAGGCCGACGGTGACCGCTATTTGCCGATCTGGATCGGCCAGTCGGAGGCGGCCGCCATTGCGCTCGAACAGCAAGGCGTCGAGCCTCCCCGACCGCTGACGCATGACCTGATCCGGGATGTCATTGCTGCACTTGGGCATTCGCTCAAGGAGGTGCGTATCGTCGACCTGCACGAAGGCACGTTTTACGCCGATCTGATCTTCGATCGCGATATCAAGGTGTCGGCTCGTCCCTCCGACTCGGTGGCGATCGCGCTGCGCGTCGGAGTTCCGATCTACGTCGAGGAGCCCGTGCTGGCCCAGGCCGGTTTGCTGATCCCCGACGAGAGCGACGAAGAAGCCAGTAGTGCGGTCCGCGAGGACGAGGTTGAGAAGTTCAAAGAATTCCTCGACAGCGTGTCACCCGACGATTTCAAGGCCACCTAG
- a CDS encoding MerR family transcriptional regulator: protein MSERPRQEQLDLADHATTAAHGAHGGATEPVQPGLFPDDSVPDELVGYRGPSACQIAGITYRQLDYWARTSLVVPSIRSAAGSGSQRLYSFKDILVLKIVKRLLDTGISLHNIRVAVDHLRQRGVQDLANITLFSDGTTVYECTSAEEVVDLLQGGQGVFGIAVSGAMRELTGVIAEFHGERADGGESIAAPEDELASRRKQRDRKIG, encoded by the coding sequence GTGAGCGAACGGCCACGTCAAGAACAGCTCGATCTTGCAGACCACGCGACTACCGCGGCCCATGGTGCTCATGGCGGCGCGACCGAACCCGTTCAGCCCGGGCTGTTTCCCGACGATTCGGTGCCTGATGAGCTGGTCGGCTACCGCGGACCGAGTGCCTGTCAAATCGCCGGCATCACCTACCGCCAACTCGATTATTGGGCACGCACGTCGCTGGTTGTCCCCTCGATCCGCAGTGCGGCAGGATCGGGAAGCCAGCGGCTCTACTCGTTCAAGGACATTCTGGTTCTCAAGATCGTCAAGCGGTTGCTCGATACCGGCATCTCGCTGCACAACATCCGGGTTGCGGTCGACCACCTGCGCCAGCGTGGTGTCCAGGACCTCGCCAACATCACCTTGTTCTCCGACGGCACGACGGTGTATGAATGCACCTCCGCCGAGGAAGTTGTCGACCTTCTCCAGGGCGGCCAGGGTGTGTTCGGTATCGCCGTCTCGGGCGCGATGCGGGAGCTGACCGGCGTCATCGCCGAATTTCACGGTGAGCGCGCCGACGGCGGTGAATCCATTGCCGCTCCGGAAGACGAGCTGGCTTCGCGCCGCAAGCAACGCGATCGCAAGATCGGCTAG